The Agromyces mariniharenae sequence CGTCCTGCCGGCCTCGCACTCGTGGCCGCGGCATCCGTGGCACTGCTCGCCGGCTGCACTCCCGACGCAGCCGAACCCACCGGGACGGCGGCCGCGACGACCTCGCCGAGCGACTCGGCGACGGCAGCACCCGAGCCGACCGAGTCGGCCGAGCCGCCCGTCCCGTTCGAGATCGCGTGCGACGCGCTGCTCACCGCCGACCAGCTCTACGCCTACAACCCGAACGTCGGCGCCGACCCCGGCTACGAGCCCGACGGCGACGACATCGCGACCCTCGTCGACGAGGACGCGGGCACGGCGTGCGGCTACCTCAACCAGACGAGCGGCGAGGTCATC is a genomic window containing:
- a CDS encoding iron ABC transporter ATP-binding protein; translated protein: MPRSPHLARTRPAGLALVAAASVALLAGCTPDAAEPTGTAAATTSPSDSATAAPEPTESAEPPVPFEIACDALLTADQLYAYNPNVGADPGYEPDGDDIATLVDEDAGTACGYLNQTSGEVIEVGVATPTTAAGEERRNQAALSSKPVPTYGTPPDVEGYFTQAGGTGEAQVFHGPYWIVIQSPALFEPGDAAQLVASVIANLPAA